One genomic segment of Clavelina lepadiformis chromosome 3, kaClaLepa1.1, whole genome shotgun sequence includes these proteins:
- the LOC143449768 gene encoding uncharacterized protein LOC143449768 — protein sequence MGSGSSRVHKIKTNSSSLTETHGPNRSESRPETKSLIVTKNNNTKVADCCAKQAPSTKPEVQEDWNVPGMVTEERPPSLITSEALQRGRKNLRSTPLLNNNCKMNSSHGKG from the coding sequence ATGGGTTCAGGAAGTTCCAGAGTCCacaagataaaaacaaactctTCCAGTTTAACAGAGACACATGGTCCGAATAGAAGCGAGAGCAGACCGGAAACAAAGTCTTTAATCGTTACCAAAAACAATAACACGAAGGTTGCTGACTGCTGCGCAAAACAAGCTCCTTCTACAAAGCCGGAAGTCCAGGAGGATTGGAATGTTCCCGGTATGGTGACGGAAGAGCGTCCTCCCAGTCTCATCACTTCAGAGGCTCTGCAACGAGGAAGGAAGAATCTCAGATCCACCCCTCTTTTGAACaacaattgcaaaatgaaTAGCTCTCATGGCAAGGGTTAA
- the LOC143448564 gene encoding uncharacterized protein LOC143448564: MDQVHPIVYSLLMLLMLCWPMVKADVEVNFELSSVTVNADENITFNCSGTTGIVELTYRDRTYSGNKTLSLNITASYMDDDEVATCKDGNITRKVVISVLYPPIFTSSFVYEVVIGQEATTVIRFQSNPVANVVQIINQNGTLMRNYYMLREEKHQTLVFHFLKVEEDDVGNYTLNLFGPDTSYNFRLRAVQESFEQSDLQTFRLLLIILIPVTVVLACLVIVAVVCCYRKKVSSLQVHQPKAKPNDYAKASSASTEAYIKANNNRSRPGANLASPTNQRLNINMTSLDAPPPISQRTTSLHKNHPDMANFQPASDDYEYDDYEQEYQDTEFQQQEQFNRAVGGHHPMQNNIRNFPVDAGRVSGEAGGMSATGRQHSYQNNGNRFAGYKQPQDPDDELYEDF; the protein is encoded by the exons ATGGATCAAGTGCATCCGATTGTTTACAGTTTGCTGATGCTTTTGATGCTTTGCTGGCCAATGGTGAAGGCAG ACGTAGAAGTAAATTTCGAACTTAGCTCAGTCACAGTGAATGCTGACGAAAATATCACTTTCAACTGCAGCGGCACAACAGGAATCGTGGAATTAACCTACAGGGACAGAACATATTCAGGAAATAAG ACCTTATCACTTAATATAACGGCAAGTTATATGGATGATGATGAAGTAGCCACTTGTAAAGACGGAAATATCACAAGAAAAGTTGTGATCTCAGTGCTTT aCCCACCTATTTTTACTTCGAGCTTTGTGTACGAAGTTGTTATAGGTCAGGAGGCGACGACTGTTATTCGCTTTCAGTCAAATCCTGTTGCGAATGTTGTCCAAATCATAAACCAAAATG GAACCTTGATGAGAAATTACTACATGTTGAGGGAAGAAAAACACCAAACACTTGTGTTTCATTTCCTTAAG GTTGAAGAGGACGACGTGGGCAACTACACTTTAAACTTGTTTGGACCCGATACTTCGTATAACTTTCGGTTGAGAGCTGTTCAAGAGAGCTTTGAGCAAAGCGACTTGCAAACTTTTCGACTGCTTTTGATCATTCTCATTCCTGTCACCGTCGTTCTCGCTTGCCTCGTTATTGTCGCTGTGGTGTGCTGTTACCGCAAGAAAGTTTCAAGTCTGCAAGTGCATCAGCCTAAAGCTAAACCGAATG ATTATGCAAAAGCCTCATCTGCTAGTACAGAAGCCTACATCAAGGCAAATAATAATCGAAG TCGTCCGGGGGCAAATCTAGCATCGCCAACCAACCAGCGTCTAAAtatcaatatgacgtcacttgaTGCTCCACCACCGATATCTCAGCGCACGACGTCACTTCATAAAAATCATCCCGACATGGCAAATTT CCAGCCAGCTTCGGATGACTACGAGTATGACGACTACGAACAAGAATATCAAGATACAGAGTTTCAGCAGCAGGAACAATTTAACCGAGCTGTCGGCGGGCATCACCCAATGCAAAATAACATCCGTAACTTTCCTGTGGACGCTGGAAGAGTTAGCGGGGAAGCTGGAGGCATGTCCGCAACAGGAAGGCAACATTCATATCAAAACAACGGAAATAGATTCGCCGGATATAAACAGCCCCAAGACCCGGACGATGAACTTTATGAAGATTTCTAA